The nucleotide window GCTAGGCCAAGAATATGATGGGCGGGGGTTCGCGAATCTCCTTTGGCTCCGTAGTTGTCACTGGCGCCGTTGCCACCGAAGTTTAGTTCTTGGAACTCCGTCCCATCCGCATTCCATTGAAAGACCATGACCTTGCCCCAATCGTGCCAGATGGGCGCCGCGACTATCAGGTCCTGATTCATCGCGAGATCATCGCCGTATCGGACGAAGGCCGCGTCGCCCGACACATCGATGGTGGGCAACCCGCCGGTTCCGAGATGCCCGTACGCCATGCGATAGTCAGCCGCCAGGCTGAGCGAGCTGATGTCGTTGAATGCCTCGTGCATCGCCAGGCCGCCCGGATACGAATGATGGCCCTCGAAGACGCTGCCGGGCGCCGAATCGAACCGCTGTGGCAGATGCGGACAGGCGGTGCCATCGTCGCGGACCGGAGGGAATATTCCCGCCTCCAAACCGCCGGGGAATTCGCGCCCGTCTGCGGGATTGAGCAGGCCGGCATCCGTGAGCGCCTTGACAATCGCGGCCTTGTCCTTGCCGGTGAGATTGGCACGATGCGCAATGCAGGTGTCGGGATTGGTGAAGGCATCGAGCGTTTCACGTTTCAATTTTGGGTCGCCAACATGCTCGGCCGCCTGCTTGAGAAAACCCATCGCGGAGTTTATCAGCGGCGATTTTTCGGCGATTGCGAGCGCACCATCATTTCCAGCGCCCATGGCGGTCTGGTCTGCGCCCGAGGCGAGGGCGGACATGAACAACAACGCTGCGGCCGTCAGCCCGAGGTTTCGATTCACCATGTGGCTCCTGTCGCGGTAGAGCTTGGACTGAGAGTGAGGGCGGCGCCGCGGGTTACGCCGCGGCGTGGGATTCGCGGAGCATTTCGGCGTGACGACGCTCCGCCTCGGGGCGGGTTTCCTCAAGGACGGCGATCATCTGCGCGTGCACGCGGCCATTGGTCGCCACCACCTTGCCGGCATGAATATCGAGTGAGGAACCATCCATGTTGGTCACGCGACCGCCTGCTTCCTCCACGATCAGCGCGCCGGCGGCAACATCCCAGGCCTTTAGGCCGAATTCCCAGAAGCCGTCGGTGCGGCTGCATGCCACGTACGCAAGGTCGAGCGCGGCCGCTCCGGTCCGGCGCACGCCCTGGCAGCGCATCATGAATGCCTCCCAGAAGCACAAATAGTAGCGTCGCCGCTCGCGGCGGTCGTAGGGAAACCCGGTCGCGAGCAGCGAGGCGCTCAGCGAGTCGGTAGTGCTCACATGGATAGGCTTGCTGTTCAGCCTCGCGCCACGTCCCAGTCTGGCGGTGAACGATTCCTTTTTCAGCGCATCGTAGATCACTCCGAACTGAGTGTGCCCCCGATGCTGATATGCAATGGAAACGCAGAACTGCGGAAACCCGTGCGCGAAATTGGTCGTGCCATCCAACGGATCGATGATCCATTGATGGTCCGACTTGTGGATGCTGGCACCGCTCTCCTCCGCGAGGACGGCGTGGGTGGGAAACGCCCGATGGATAACCTCGATGATGGCGGCTTCCGATTCGCGGTCAGCCTCGGTCACCAGATCGATCGAGTTGGACTTGCGTACGATGTTGATTCGGCTCAACCGCTTGAGATGAATTCTGCCAGCCGCGCGGGCCGCACGCAGCGCGACATTTTCGATTTCGTCGGGCACGGTCCTACGACGATAGGACAGCTGCGCTATTTATTGAAAGCGCGCGGTGCTCATCAATCGACAGATCGGCGCTGCGCAAATTTGTTCGCTGCGCAAGGTCTACCAGCGCGGCGTTTCACCCAGGCCGATCTCCAGCGCTGCTTTGCCGATCAATTCGCGGGCCCGCGCGTTGGACAAGGGATGGTTCACCCCCGCGCGCACGTCGCGGAAATAACGTTCCATCGGAAATTTCTTCAATATGCCGTGCGCCCCCACGGCCTCCATGCAACAGTCGACCGCGCGAATCGCGTTGTTGGTGGCGACGTATTTTGCCATCACCAATCGCGCCAGCCCTGCTTCGCCCTTGAACGATCCCGTTTGTGACAGGTAATCGCGCGCAACGCTCGTGTACAGGGCTCGCGATTGCGCGATCAAGGTATCCGCTTCCGCCACGGCAAACTGTATGCCGGGCAGGTACTTGATGGGACGCGGCAAGGTCAGCGGCTGGTACCGTCCGGCGAATTCCCTGGTGAATTTGAGCGCAGCGATCGCAACTCCGGTATAGACCGCGGCGACCGAGAGGCTGAACCAGGCGAACAGCGAGATGGCCTGGCCATCTATGGGACCGACCGGCCGCGACTGTGACACGGCTATCGCGGGAACCCGTACATCTTTGATGACCAGGTCGTGACTCGCCGTCGCGCGCATGCCCATCGCGTCCCAGGTTTCGACGAGTTGGAGGCCCGGAACGGCCCGCGGTATGA belongs to Candidatus Binataceae bacterium and includes:
- a CDS encoding acyl-CoA dehydrogenase family protein, giving the protein MSEKRHRLISLAAELAADFATRAGEHDRDNSFPLENVVRMKECGYTALVLPEKHGGLGADLEDYVLCQEQLAQGCAATALAINMHLFGLGSMVERLTGGPQESLFLNAIGRGKQILGGGISEPETGGDWGFFATTAHRDGEFYVLNGRKTFTSLSPVIDLFMVMATIEDSSPPASATFLIPRAVPGLQLVETWDAMGMRATASHDLVIKDVRVPAIAVSQSRPVGPIDGQAISLFAWFSLSVAAVYTGVAIAALKFTREFAGRYQPLTLPRPIKYLPGIQFAVAEADTLIAQSRALYTSVARDYLSQTGSFKGEAGLARLVMAKYVATNNAIRAVDCCMEAVGAHGILKKFPMERYFRDVRAGVNHPLSNARARELIGKAALEIGLGETPRW
- a CDS encoding inositol monophosphatase family protein encodes the protein MPDEIENVALRAARAAGRIHLKRLSRINIVRKSNSIDLVTEADRESEAAIIEVIHRAFPTHAVLAEESGASIHKSDHQWIIDPLDGTTNFAHGFPQFCVSIAYQHRGHTQFGVIYDALKKESFTARLGRGARLNSKPIHVSTTDSLSASLLATGFPYDRRERRRYYLCFWEAFMMRCQGVRRTGAAALDLAYVACSRTDGFWEFGLKAWDVAAGALIVEEAGGRVTNMDGSSLDIHAGKVVATNGRVHAQMIAVLEETRPEAERRHAEMLRESHAAA